AAGGACGAGCCGGGGTTGCAGTCCGTGGAGAGGGCGACGACGGCGCCCGCGTCGAGGAGGCGGCGGGCGTCGGGCCACGCGGCGCGGGTGGAGAACTCGGCGCCGGGCAGCAGCGTGGCGACCGTGGAGCCGCCCGCGAGGGCGTCGACGTCGGCGTCGGTGAGGTGGGTGCAGTGGTCGGCGGAGGCGGCGTCGAGTTCGACGGCGAGCTGGACGCCGGGGCCGTGGGTGAGCTGGTTGGCGTGGACGCGCGGCAGCAGGCCCGCGCGCTTGCCGGCGGTGAGGATCGCCCGGGCCTGGTCGCCGTCGAAGGCGCCGCGCTCGCAGAAGACGTCGATCCAGCGGGCGTGCGGGGCGCAGGCGTCGAGCATCGGGCCGGTGACCAGGTCGACGTACGCCTCGGGGTGCTCGGCGAACTCGGGGGCCACGATGTGTGCGCCGAGATACGTCACCTCGTCGGTGTGGACGGAGGCGATGGTCAGGGCGCGGGCCTCGTCCTCGGTGGTGAGGCCGTAACCGGACTTGATCTCGATGGTGGTGGTGCCCTGCCGGCGCGCTTCCGCGACGTAGCGGGCGACGTTGGCGTTCAGCTCGTTGTTCGAGGCGGCGCGGGTGGCGGCGACGGTGGTGCGGATGCCGCCGGCCGAGTAGCTCTGCCCGGACATCCTGGCGTTGAACTCGGCGGTGCGGTCGCCGGCGAAGACCAGGTGGGAGTGGGAGTCGACGAAGCCCGGGATGACCGCGCGGCCGCCCGCGTCGAGGCGGTTGTCAGTGGTGGGTGCTTTGCTGGACGGACCGACCCAGCCGATGCGGTCACCGTCGATGACGATCGCCGCGTCCTGGATCAGACCGAGGGGGCCCGAGCCGAGGGAGGGGTCGTTGGTGACGAGGGTGGCGATGTTGGTGATGGCCGTCGTGTCGGCCCTCTTCTTCCCGTCCGCCGGGTCGGGCGTGGGGCCGGGGATCGTCTCGGGGCTCATCTCGGGGAGGTTCTCCTTCGTCAGCCGCGCAGCGCGGCGATGCTGTCGGCCAGGGCCGACGGGACGTCGGGCACCGACTGGTGCACTCCGTCACGCACGACGTGACGGCCGCCGACCACGGTGTGCCGGACGTCGGCACTGGTCGCCGCGAATACGGCCGCCTCGGCGGCGAGCCGGGGCGGCGGTCCCGCCGTACGGACGGTGTCCAGCGCGATCGTGGTGAGGTCGGCGAGCGCGCCGTTCTCGATGCGCCCCGCCTCGTTCCAGCCGAGGGCCGCGTGGCCGTCGGCGGTGGCGGCGCGCAGCAGCTCGGCCGCCGACCAGTGGCCGCGGGCCCGGCTGTGCAGCCGCTCGTCCAGCTCCATGGCGCGCGCCTCTTCGAGGATGTCGATGACGGCGTGGCTGTCGCTGCCGAGGGAGAGCGGGGAGCCGCCGCGCTGGAGTTGCAGGGCCGGGCCGATGCCGTCGGCCAGGTCCCGCTCGGTGGTGGGGCACATGCACACGCCGGTGGCCGAGCGGCCCAGGAGCCGCATGTCGCCGTGGGTGAGATGGGTGGCGTGGACGGCCGTGGTGTGCGGTCCCAGGACCCCGTGGTCGGCCAGCAGCGTGGTGGGGGTGAAGCCGTGGGCCTCGACGCAGGCGTCGTTCTCGGCGGTCTGCTCGGAGAGATGGACGTGCAGCGGTGCGGTGCGGTCCTGCGCCCAGGCGGCGACGGTGGACAGCTGGTCGACGGGCACGGCCCGTACGGAGTGGATGGCCGCGCCGATCCGGGTGTTGTCGTCGGCCTTGAGTCCGTCGGCGCGCTCCGCCCACCGCTCGGCGGTGCCGTCGCTGAAGCGCAGCTGGTGCCGGTTGGGCTGGGCGCCGAAGCCTGCGGAGAGGTAGCAGGTGTCGAGGAGGGTGATGCGGATGCCGGCCTCGGCGGCGGCCGCGATCAGGGCCTCGCCCATGGCGTTGGGGTTGTCGTAGTGGCCGCCGCCGGGGGCGTGGTGGAGGTAGTGGAATTCGCCGACGGCGGTGATGCCGGCGAGGGCCATCTCGGCGTAGGTGGCCCTCGCGAGCGCGAAGTAGCTCTCGGGGGTGAGCCGGTCGGCGACGCCGTACATGACCTCGCGCCAGGTCCAGAAGGAGTCCGGCGCCCGGTCCGCCCCGGCGGCGGGGCGGTCGTCGCCGAGGCCCGGCAGCGCGAGGCCGGGTGCGGCCTGCACGACGCCGCGCAGGGCGCGGTGGAAGGCGTGGCTGTGGGCGTTCGCGAGCCCGGGGAGGGTCAGTCCGCGCAGGGTCGTGGCGCCGGGCGGGGGCAGCGGGACCTCGGTGCGGACGGCCGTGATCCGCCCGTCCGTCGTCTCGATGGCCACGCCGTGCTCGACGCGGTCCTCGAGCCACGCGTGCTCCGCCCAGTAAGTCACCTGCACGCGAGACCCTCCAGTACGTCGGCGAGAGCGGTCACCCCGGCCAGGCAGTCGTCCTCGGCCGCCGTTTCGGCGGGTGAGTGGGAGACACCGGTCGGGTTCCGCACGAACAGCATGGCGGTGGGGATGACGCCGGACAAAATACCCGCGTCGTGTCCCGCTCCCGTCGGCAACACGGGCACATCGCCCAGCAGCTTCGCCAGCTCGTCGCGGAGGTCGTGCGCGAATTCCACCACCGGAGTGAACGATTCCCGGGTGACGCGGACGTCGACGCCGTCGCGGGCGCCGCGCTCGGCCGCCGCGCGTTCGATCTCCTCGACGACGGCGGCGAGGGTCTCCTCGTCGGCGGCGCGGGAGTCCAGCCAGCCGCGGACCAGGGAGGCGATGGCGTTCACGCCGTTCGGCTCGACGCTGACCTTGCCGAAGGTGGCGAGGGCACCGGCGGTGCGGGCCTTCTTGCGGGCGGCCAGCACCGTGTTGGCATAGGTGAGCATCGGGTCGCGGCGGTCCTCGATGCGGGTGGTGCCGGCGTGGTTGGCCTCGCCGTGGAAGTCGAACCGCCAGCGGCCGTGCGGCCAGATGGCGGAGGCGACGCCGACGGCGTGGTCCGTGTGGGCGAGGGCGCGGCCCTGCTCGACGTGCAGTTCGACGAACGCGCCGATCCGGGCGAGGCGCTCGGGGTCGGCCCCGATGGTCTCCGGGTCGTACCCGGCGCGCTCCATGGCCTGCGGGAGCGAGACGCCGTCGGCGTCGCGCAGCGCGTGGGCCTTGTCGAGGGTGAGCTGCCCGGCGGTGAGCCGGGAGCCGACACAGGCGAGCCCGAAGCGGGCGCCCTCCTCGTCGCCGAAGTTCACGATGGCGAGCGGGCGGGTGGGCCGGGTGCCGCGGGCGCGGAGCTCGTCGAGGGCGGCGAAGGACGACACGACGCCGAGGGGGCCGTCGAAGGCCCCGCCGTCCGGGACGGAGTCCAGGTGGGAGCCGGTGACGACGGCGTCCCCGGCGGCGGGGTCGCCGAGCCACGCCCACTGGTTGCCGTTGCGGTCCTGCTCGTAGGTCAGGCCGCGGGTCTCGGCCTGCGCGCGGAACCAGTCGCGGCAGTCGGCGTCGGCGCCCGTCCAGGCGTAGCGGCGGTAGCCGCCGCTGTCCGCGTCGCGGCCGATGGGAGCGAGGTCGCGCCACATCTCGTGGAACGACGGCCCGCTGTGCGAACGCTGGACGGGCTGGACGGGCTGGACGGGCTGGACGGGCTGGTCGGCCTCGGTCACGACGCGTCGTCCTCGCGCATCGGGATGCGGACGTCCCGCTCCGCCGCGACCGACTCCGCGATGTCGTAGCCCGCGTCCACATGGCGGATCACGCCCATGCCCGGGTCGTTCGTCAG
The window above is part of the Streptomyces syringium genome. Proteins encoded here:
- the hutI gene encoding imidazolonepropionase; this translates as MSPETIPGPTPDPADGKKRADTTAITNIATLVTNDPSLGSGPLGLIQDAAIVIDGDRIGWVGPSSKAPTTDNRLDAGGRAVIPGFVDSHSHLVFAGDRTAEFNARMSGQSYSAGGIRTTVAATRAASNNELNANVARYVAEARRQGTTTIEIKSGYGLTTEDEARALTIASVHTDEVTYLGAHIVAPEFAEHPEAYVDLVTGPMLDACAPHARWIDVFCERGAFDGDQARAILTAGKRAGLLPRVHANQLTHGPGVQLAVELDAASADHCTHLTDADVDALAGGSTVATLLPGAEFSTRAAWPDARRLLDAGAVVALSTDCNPGSSFTSSMPFCIALAVRDMGMTPDEALWSATAGGAAALRRTDVGRLSPGARANLALLDAPSHVHLAYRPGVPLVSAVWQDGELA
- a CDS encoding formimidoylglutamate deiminase, with amino-acid sequence MQVTYWAEHAWLEDRVEHGVAIETTDGRITAVRTEVPLPPPGATTLRGLTLPGLANAHSHAFHRALRGVVQAAPGLALPGLGDDRPAAGADRAPDSFWTWREVMYGVADRLTPESYFALARATYAEMALAGITAVGEFHYLHHAPGGGHYDNPNAMGEALIAAAAEAGIRITLLDTCYLSAGFGAQPNRHQLRFSDGTAERWAERADGLKADDNTRIGAAIHSVRAVPVDQLSTVAAWAQDRTAPLHVHLSEQTAENDACVEAHGFTPTTLLADHGVLGPHTTAVHATHLTHGDMRLLGRSATGVCMCPTTERDLADGIGPALQLQRGGSPLSLGSDSHAVIDILEEARAMELDERLHSRARGHWSAAELLRAATADGHAALGWNEAGRIENGALADLTTIALDTVRTAGPPPRLAAEAAVFAATSADVRHTVVGGRHVVRDGVHQSVPDVPSALADSIAALRG
- a CDS encoding allantoate amidohydrolase, producing MWRDLAPIGRDADSGGYRRYAWTGADADCRDWFRAQAETRGLTYEQDRNGNQWAWLGDPAAGDAVVTGSHLDSVPDGGAFDGPLGVVSSFAALDELRARGTRPTRPLAIVNFGDEEGARFGLACVGSRLTAGQLTLDKAHALRDADGVSLPQAMERAGYDPETIGADPERLARIGAFVELHVEQGRALAHTDHAVGVASAIWPHGRWRFDFHGEANHAGTTRIEDRRDPMLTYANTVLAARKKARTAGALATFGKVSVEPNGVNAIASLVRGWLDSRAADEETLAAVVEEIERAAAERGARDGVDVRVTRESFTPVVEFAHDLRDELAKLLGDVPVLPTGAGHDAGILSGVIPTAMLFVRNPTGVSHSPAETAAEDDCLAGVTALADVLEGLACR